The following is a genomic window from Pseudomonas lurida.
GCGGGCTTGCCCGCGAAGGCGGAGTGACAGTCGATACATTCATTGACTGATCCGACGCATTCGCGGGCAAGCCCGCTCCCACATTTAGATTTGTGTCAGCCTGGCGGCAGGCGCCTTGGCCTGAATCACCCCTGTGCATCCACCACTGCCCCCGGCATCCGCCGCAATCCCCCAACGCCAGCGGCCCGGTCTGGATCAGCCAAGTGACCACCGGGCAATCGACTGCCCAAGGCGTGGAAGTGTTCGGCCTAAAGCCAGGGTTTGTGAAAATCCCCAGGTAAATGAAGTGCCAAATGTGGGAGCGGGCTTGCCCGCGAAGGCGGAGTGACAGTCGATACATTCATTGACTGATCCGACGCATTCGTGGGCAAGCCCGCTCCCACCTTTAGATTTGTGTCAGCTTGGCGGCCAACGCCTTGGCCTGGATCGCCACATCGGTCACCGCCGTACTCTCCCACCACATCCCCCGCAACGGCGGGCCCATGGCGAATAACCGCTGGCTGACCCGCCCCTGTGCATCCACCACGGCCCCGCAGGCATCCGCCGCAATCCCCAACGCCAGCGGCCCGGGCTGGATCAGGCCACGCTTGAGCAACTGTTGCGGCAATGGCCGAGCCACCCGGCGCCAGTCGTATTCGATGCCACTGGAGTTGATCAGCGCTGCGCCCGAGACCAGGGTGATCCCTTGCTCGCCGCGATGACGCAAACGAATTGTCACGCCTTCAGCCGAAGGTTCCAAGCCCTTGAAGGAGGCAGCCCGGATGCGCAACCGCCCCTCGTCATGCAAGCGCGCCACCAACTGCGCGCTCAGCGGCGGCGAGCGGTGGTGATGACTTTCCCACCACGGCCGCACATGCCTCACGAACTGGCGTTTCTCGCGCTCGCTGGCCTGGCTCCACAACCGGCCGATGTGTGCACGCACCGTGTCCAGCGGCGCTTGCCAATCGATCCCCTGCGCTTGTGCAATGCCACATTGCCGACGCACCTCGCGCAGCAATTGCCGTGGGCTGCGCAGGCGCTGGTCCTCGCTGAGAAAATCCACCCAGCCCGGCGGTTGCCGGCGCACATGAGGCAGTAGGCCGTGGCGCGAGAAAACCTCGATCGGCCCACGATGCCCAGCCTGCTCCAGGGAGACTACGGCGTCGACCATGGTGAGCCCGGAACCGATGATCAGCACCGGCGCTTGCGGGTCAATCTGGGTCATCGCTTGCACGTCCCAGGGGTCAACCGCCGTCGCGTTCAACCCGCTGGACTGGGTCTGCGGTGTACGCGCCGCCGGGAACATGCCGGTGGCCAGTACCACAAGCCCGCCGCGCAGTGGCTGGCCGTTATCGAGGGTCAGCAGCGTTGAGGCGTCCTCCCTTTGCAGGTCGACCACTTCGCCGCGCACGTGCTCAACGCTGGAGGCGGAACGTGCCTTTGCCTCGGCCAGGCGTTGCTGGGCATACAAACCAAATATCCCGCGCGGCGGGAATAGTTCGCTGATCGGCACGTGCTGCTGGTCCGACTCGGGCCAGCCGCCAGCGCCGATGTAGTCGGTGAGCCATTGGGTCAGGTCGTCGGGGTTGTCCGGGTCGACGCTCATGCGCGCCGCATTGCCGTTCAAGGTGTGGCCCAGTTCGACGGCGCTGTAGGCCTCGCCACGCCCCAGTTCAGCGCGCGGCTCGATTACCAGGATCCGGCGCTTGCCGGGCAGGCGCAAGAGTTGCACGGCCAGCATCGTGCCGCTCAGGCCGCCGCCGATGATCAGCACATCAGCGTTGCGGATGGATTCAGTCATGCAGGGTCGCCCTTACTGTTTGCCCAGGTAAAAGTCATGCAAATCGCCGCGCGCCAGCAGTTCAGCGGCGCTGCCACTCAAGGCTACGCGCCCAGTATCCAATACGTAGCCGTGGGACGCATAGGTCAACGCAACGTTGATATTCTGCTCGGCGACCAGGAAGCTCACCTGCTGCTCGCGGTTGAGCTGCGCGATGATCTCGAAAATCTCCTGCACGATCATAGGCGCCAACCCCATGGACGGCTCGTCGAGCAGTACCAAAGCAGGACGGGTCATCAACGCCCGGCCGATGGCGACCATCTGTTGCTCGCCGCCCGAGGTGAGCCCGGCGCGGGTGTGGCGCTTGGTCTTGAGCCGCGGGAACCAGGCATAGAGGCGTTCCAGGTCGTGCTCCATGTCCCGGCGGCTCAAGCGCCTGACAAAGCCGCCGCTGCGCAGGTTGTCCTCGACGGTCAACTGGCCGAACACATGACGACCTTCCAGCACATGGACCATGCCCTGGCGCACGCGTTGGCTGGGGTCGATCCCGGCCAGGTCGACGCCTGCGTATTCGATCACCCCACGGCTGACCTCGGCCCGCTCGGCACGCACCAACCCCGAGATGGCCTTGAGCGTGGTGCTCTTGCCGGCGCCGTTGGCACCAAGCAAGGCCACGATCGCGCCCTTGGGCACGTTCAGCGACACCCCGGCCACCGCCAGGATCGCGCCGTCGTAGATCACTTCGATATCGTTGACGGTCAGCAGCGACGGGCGCGCGACGTCGATGGCGGGTTGGTTCATGGTTTATTCATCCCCGGTGCAGGTACGCGGCGTCAGGCCTTTTTCCTTGGCGAACGCGGCTGACTTTTCATCGATCAACGGACGCAACAGCGCGCGGTCGGCGGCGATCCAGTCGCTGATCAGCGTCCAGTTGGCGCCGTCCCACTGTTGCACCCGCGCCGAGCCGCCGCCTTCGTGGTCGCGGCACGACAGCTTGAGGTTCTGCATCAGGCCCAGGTAGCCCATGTCTTTCAAGCGCGCGTCGTCGATGTTCAGGTGCTCCAGGCCCCAGCGACCTTCTTCGCCATTGAGCGGGCGCTTGCCGAACTTGGCCTGGCCGGTGCGAATCGCTTCCACCGCGACCGCGGCATTCACCAGGCCGGAGTTGTAGTAGACGCTGCCGAAGTTCTTCAGGTCCTTGAGGTCACTGTGGCCCTTGTCGAGGATGTACTGCTTGAGGCGTTTGTGGATCTCGAAATCAGCCCCGGCCGGGTATGGCGTCAGGGCCAGGTAACCCTTGGCGGCGGCACCGGCAGGCAATACGTCCTCGCTGGAGCTGGCCCAGATGTCGCCGACGATGTGGTCCACCGGGAAGCCGAAGCGCGCAGCGGTCTTTACCGCGACCGGTGTGGACACGCCCCAGGTGCGCAGGAACACCCAGTCCGGGTTGGCCTGGCGCACCTGACGCCATTGCGCGGATTGCTCGTTGCCTGGGTCGGCGACCGGGATCTGGATATTGTCGAAACCGTATTTTTCCGCCAACAACTTCAGCGGTCCGAGGGTTTCGCGACCGTAGGCCGAGTCGTGGTAGACCGTGGCGATCTTCTTGCCCTTGAGTTTGTCGAAACCGCCTTCACGCTGGGCGATGTAGTTCACCAGCGTCGAGGCTTCGCTGTAGAAGGTCAGCATCACCGGGAAGTTATAGGGGAATACCGTGCCGTCGGTGGCTTCGGTGCGGCCGTAGCCGAGGGTGATCAGCGGGATCTTGTCCACTTCGGCGCGCTCGCTCAGCGCATACGCCGCCGGTGCGCCGTTGGGCTGGTACACCGCGACCGGCGCGCCATCCAGGCCATTCTTGAAGCGCTCGTAACACTCGATGCCCTTCTCTGCCGTCCACTCGGTCTCGCACTCCTGCCACACCAGCTTCACACCGTTGATGCCGCCTTCGACTTCGTTGATGTAACGCAGGTAGTCGATCATCCCGGCCCACACCTGCACGCCACTGGAGGCATACGCGCCAACGCGGTAGGTGGCCAGGGGGATGAATTGCTGGTCGGGCGAGGCCATCGCCTGGGGGACGGCACCGGCCAGGGATGCCAGCGTAAACGCGGCGCCGATCAAGGAACGTTTCAAGGATGCACGCATGGGGGCTCTCTATCAGTCAGTACAATAAGGTTCAGAAACGCAGCGGCCACTGCCGCACACGGTCACGCAGGTTGTGCAACAGGCGGATCAAGCCCTCGGGTTCCTTGATCAGGAACACGATGATCAACACGCCAAAGATAATTTTCTGCAAGTTCTGCAACTGCCCCGCATCCACCGAGCCACCGAACAGTGCCTGCCCGGCATGGCTGAGG
Proteins encoded in this region:
- a CDS encoding ABC transporter ATP-binding protein, translated to MNQPAIDVARPSLLTVNDIEVIYDGAILAVAGVSLNVPKGAIVALLGANGAGKSTTLKAISGLVRAERAEVSRGVIEYAGVDLAGIDPSQRVRQGMVHVLEGRHVFGQLTVEDNLRSGGFVRRLSRRDMEHDLERLYAWFPRLKTKRHTRAGLTSGGEQQMVAIGRALMTRPALVLLDEPSMGLAPMIVQEIFEIIAQLNREQQVSFLVAEQNINVALTYASHGYVLDTGRVALSGSAAELLARGDLHDFYLGKQ
- a CDS encoding FAD/NAD(P)-binding protein, whose amino-acid sequence is MTESIRNADVLIIGGGLSGTMLAVQLLRLPGKRRILVIEPRAELGRGEAYSAVELGHTLNGNAARMSVDPDNPDDLTQWLTDYIGAGGWPESDQQHVPISELFPPRGIFGLYAQQRLAEAKARSASSVEHVRGEVVDLQREDASTLLTLDNGQPLRGGLVVLATGMFPAARTPQTQSSGLNATAVDPWDVQAMTQIDPQAPVLIIGSGLTMVDAVVSLEQAGHRGPIEVFSRHGLLPHVRRQPPGWVDFLSEDQRLRSPRQLLREVRRQCGIAQAQGIDWQAPLDTVRAHIGRLWSQASEREKRQFVRHVRPWWESHHHRSPPLSAQLVARLHDEGRLRIRAASFKGLEPSAEGVTIRLRHRGEQGITLVSGAALINSSGIEYDWRRVARPLPQQLLKRGLIQPGPLALGIAADACGAVVDAQGRVSQRLFAMGPPLRGMWWESTAVTDVAIQAKALAAKLTQI
- a CDS encoding ABC transporter substrate-binding protein — encoded protein: MRASLKRSLIGAAFTLASLAGAVPQAMASPDQQFIPLATYRVGAYASSGVQVWAGMIDYLRYINEVEGGINGVKLVWQECETEWTAEKGIECYERFKNGLDGAPVAVYQPNGAPAAYALSERAEVDKIPLITLGYGRTEATDGTVFPYNFPVMLTFYSEASTLVNYIAQREGGFDKLKGKKIATVYHDSAYGRETLGPLKLLAEKYGFDNIQIPVADPGNEQSAQWRQVRQANPDWVFLRTWGVSTPVAVKTAARFGFPVDHIVGDIWASSSEDVLPAGAAAKGYLALTPYPAGADFEIHKRLKQYILDKGHSDLKDLKNFGSVYYNSGLVNAAVAVEAIRTGQAKFGKRPLNGEEGRWGLEHLNIDDARLKDMGYLGLMQNLKLSCRDHEGGGSARVQQWDGANWTLISDWIAADRALLRPLIDEKSAAFAKEKGLTPRTCTGDE